In a single window of the Neodiprion virginianus isolate iyNeoVirg1 chromosome 1, iyNeoVirg1.1, whole genome shotgun sequence genome:
- the LOC124296972 gene encoding DNA N6-methyl adenine demethylase-like isoform X4, whose protein sequence is MQQAKDSLSPAVVQQSGALRNGNPAPPVVSMSSGVMPGFYGDTGAGFRPAAGFGNTVWHQGVGPVGAVTVEAAPAAWPPQQFIQQIPAPNQLEELRYHTQYSAATPYHPQPDLYLVSVAYQQQAFITADQSAFQRAGTTGQYAITGQPSPLAPVVAQSAATTVQRPLNGQFMDPASTPGQPVGYERQEYVNGYQQQDVTMAPPPSTTPTSRSSSVHMDTQPNQQSQQLQQQQQQPSSDTQVKGFAAIAAGSVSGNEMPGYLLQQGPQSLHSSNGYPGYVEMGQQQAQNQWQTQVTQQQQQQQQQQQQQQQQQQQQQQQQQQQMQQQTVSDANQRHIWSDTNSNAKIGNVNSMTWSDNSLQQQQGQQQQQQLQTQQQELQNQQQRLQNSLKQQSEQQALQNQRQQQQIQNQQQQQQSLQNQQELPRPASHMSWENSSIKEPQTPQSWSEGTDNQQQAQGNWPQQSPKHRDNKNPRLTPSTQQQSQQGWPQHSPKVSDHQTQQQNSRITPTAQHNWQQSSPENQNQQTGQQNPRLTPSGQQMQQQQQQQQQQQWQQSKIEQNPRLTPSNQMSWPDTPTSQPNWSPSSLKSDGSQQPQQPWPDSQPSPRRTPGHQTGSWQSQAPQDNKMETQMNWSPNSTAENQGSWGQQTTKQDIQNSGERILWQQGPESNKQNGFPENQEPQDNMFSQSNRVNLNSRLKTMILNKQQQQMQQQQQQQQQQQQQQMQQHQINHQEQQQQQQQQQHHLHHQIGQHSNGSNNPNTDFPTDDRLREPNESAEKLQEKRSGEYLNQAAMMSMAQTNESMTGNFLLHSHHPRANSLPDGGGLWEWTGGGGSNVSNSTLLPETGIAAIENFMKYTSVDKDESEKPVPVAERHSSWTEPKTPKVPDDENIDDKSFQQRLCIGQNTDDIFPKEENQDETFKKQEDPKNDKNDIEPAFDKDSSATQEEQTFEVESLEASPTFRTENIDDEVKYNSEQVIKQEVVPHSCSPLESTVECSTMENDITPSLDAVVKTEPDQKSEMSEINYKFRGDGGPAMVSSEIGSWCCRRGGTEQPTPEHLREGCCQGLQTRDEILAEPPPKANGAQEVKSEGPNSPRAPSTPKLQDHLDKLKNNVRTEVPDCNCFPADKFQPKGPPEPGSYYTHLGAAANLSDLRNDLERRTGLKGIALRFEKVIYTGKEGKTTQGCPMAKWIIRRSGPDEKILTVVKHRQGHKCATAWIVVAMVAWEGVPTHEADRIYSLLSHKLNRFGLPTTRRCGTNEPRTCACQGLDPDTCGASFSFGCSWSMYYNGCKYARSKTVRKFRLSVRTEEQEVEERMHVLATLLSPLYLSLAPEAFNNQTQFEREASECRLGFKPGRPFSGVTACIDFCAHSHRDLHNMNNGCTVVVSLTKHRLLTKPDDEQLHVLPLYIMDESDEYGSKEGQEEKVRSGAIEILSKYPCEVRVRSVPLQPCRRHGKKRKEDEPDAASNKKDTGKNATEKTIEPTRPTGHQEAHRTAVRDSSLSLEMATMLEGMDAQLQSSQVSSTVLDSPVSMYQGWGYQGDQQWARSGWLDQRKNNWLNPWGDYPFSGLERDVKVDPDSTSLDETRPRSAFAQEDMRPGSRNFPNSTVESPRGSYSLSPRGHHPVSPRSSYPNTSGEASYSMSPRGYPSTRQEEKMGSPRSSGYPCSATPGEGNHNFGSPTVRNYQNSSLDNRQTTASPRVGSHHSSPYPDVVQRNMSPRVGYQAAPLSSLEAAHGSQSPSLAYSKNLQQNYIEGNCQLKLTSPRMQNNVHQQRYQSCSMENQQASKLPLPEQQIDRNQAFANRLQHNFASQQTPPSSRTMGYRNPNLNPVNPQDLFSGTSAGMSTPCIDTSGHKPMSNSRSSYPGMQNPEFTPHSPLLNIPSSEGHHPQNTMGSSSESKKSYAKSGLHRQSDLTRTAASPFVPASPDHNASCGNISSNNNWNTLNNWGSNTVKPPEHQTPHHHNESHMEQQKNSQLWQERAVHNENLKTPSWEMQVQEPSPFRVPKGRPPSRTAPNQNLQEANTFQNSFAKTFLKPQEPTKSNPYTDNSSNYNNVPNNSNVPNHEKQRSDWPEDKLREGFHDARQEGPNTNSSCLAWAEEMKQIQDFHAISGLGHHPFSQYGYPTYPVFDKPYPNTWDGYNYHQPYHQTPEYPHQFYQQPKREPCFHSPQYPYQGMNPYQGMNPGWARWETPRWDIYGPPSYFPVVPEPPPKAEPLGEVTDFSDNDECFKDPQMGGVAIALGHGSVLFECAKHEMHATTALKKPNRINPTRISLVFYQHRNLNRPRHGWDEWEEKMRLRKLGVTATTTQSTPTTPTSPSSASSEKLPPLPYIPSVPSSQFMMRSPTYTTMTWTTLFPMHPCMITGPYQEGGAIG, encoded by the exons TCGTCTGGGGTGATGCCCGGGTTCTACGGAGACACTGGTGCGGGTTTCCGACCTGCAGCTGGATTCGGAAACACAGTATGGCACCAAGGAGTTGGTCCAGTTGGTGCAGTGACGGTGGAGGCTGCGCCAGCCGCCTGGCCTCCTCAGCAATTCATCCAACAAATACCAGCGCCCAACCAGCTCGAAGAACTGAGATATCACACTCAGTACAGCGCTGCAACTCCGTACCATCCACAACCTG ATCTTTATTTGGTTTCAGTTGCCTATCAGCAACAGGCGTTCATTACCGCTGATCAATCGGCGTTTCAACGGGCAGGCACAACCGGACAATACGCTATTACCGGTCAACCGTCGCCTCTAGCACCAGTTGTGGCCCAATCGGCAGCCACTACTGTTCAAAGACCTCTTAACGGTCAGTTTATGGACCCGGCATCAACGCCGGGTCAACCAGTCGGTTACGAAAGACAGGAATACGTTAATGGATACCAACAGCAG GACGTGACAATGGCTCCACCGCCATCGACAACTCCAACAAGTCGTAGTAGCTCGGTTCACATGGATACCCAACCGAATCAGCAAAGTCAGCAGttacaacagcagcaacaacagccgTCGTCGGACACGCAAGTAAAAGGCTTTGCCGCGATTGCCGCCGGCAGCGTGTCGGGAAACGAGATGCCTGGGTATCTACTTCAACAGGGCCCGCAGAGTTTACACAGCTCTAACGGATATCCAGGCTACGTAGAAATGGGTCAACAACAAGCGCAAAATCAATGGCAGACTCAGGTcacgcagcagcagcaacaacaacaacagcaacaacaacaacaacaacagcaacagcaacaacaacaacaacaacagcaacagcaaatGCAGCAGCAGACTGTGTCCGATGCTAATCAACGTCATATATGGTCAGACACTAATTCGAATGCAAAAATTGGTAACGTTAATAGTATGACGTGGTCTGACAATAGCCTACAGCAACAACAAGgccagcaacagcaacaacagtTACAAACGCAACAACAAGAGCTTCAGAACCAACAACAGAGACTGCAAAATAGTTTGAAACAGCAGAGTGAGCAACAAGCTCTACAAAATCAACGACAACAGCAGCAAATACAAAatcagcaacagcaacagcagagTCTACAAAATCAGCAAGAGCTTCCAAGGCCAGCAAGTCATATGAGCTGGGAAAATAGCAGTATTAAGGAGCCGCAGACTCCCCAATCTTGGTCGGAAGGTACCGATAATCAGCAACAGGCGCAGGGGAATTGGCCACAACAAAGTCCTAAGCACAGAGACAACAAAAATCCAAGGTTGACGCCGTCCACTCAGCAGCAAAGTCAGCAGGGTTGGCCCCAGCACTCTCCAAAGGTGTCCGATCATCAAACACAGCAGCAAAATTCCCGAATCACACCGACTGCTCAACATAACTGGCAGCAAAGTAGTCCTGAGAATCAGAATCAGCAGACTGGTCAACAGAATCCAAGATTAACGCCGTCTGGGCAGCAGatgcaacagcaacaacagcagcaacagcaacaacagtGGCAACAatcgaaaattgaacaaaatccAAGATTGACTCCATCCAATCAAATGTCGTGGCCGGATACACCAACTAGTCAACCGAACTGGTCACCGAGTAGTTTGAAGAGCGATGGTAGTCAGCAGCCGCAACAACCATGGCCAGATTCTCAACCTAGTCCAAGGAGAACTCCCGGGCATCAGACGGGTTCGTGGCAGAGTCAAGCGCCGCAAGATAATAAGATGGAAACCCAAATGAATTGGTCGCCAAATTCAACGGCAGAGAATCAAGGTAGTTGGGGACAACAAACGACGAAACAGGATATTCAAAATTCTGGAGAAAGAATTTTGTGGCAGCAGGGACCAGAAAGTAATAAGCAAAATGGTTTTCCGGAAAACCAGGAGCCACAAGACAATATGTTTTCGCAATCTAATAGAGTTAATTTAAACAGTCGATTGAAAACTATGATTCTGAATAAACAGCAACAACAGatgcaacagcagcagcagcagcaacagcagcagcagcaacagcaaatGCAGCAGCATCAGATAAATCATCAagagcagcaacagcaacagcaacagcaacagcatcATTTGCATCATCAGATCGGCCAACATTCTAACGGAAGTAATAACCCTAATACTGATTTCCCAACGGATGATAGACTTAGAGAACCAAATGAAAGTGCTGAAAAGTTACAGGAAAAACGATCAGGAGAATATTTGAACCAAGCAGCCATGATGTCTATGGCACAAACTAATGAATCTATGAccggtaattttttattgcataGCCACCACCCTCGGGCCAATAGTTTGCCCGACGGTGGTGGCTTATGGGAGTGGActggaggaggaggaagtaATGTGAGTAATAGCACGTTGTTGCCGGAAACGGGAATAGCTgctattgaaaatttcatgaaatacACAAGCGTTGATAAAGATGAGTCGGAAAAACCAGTGCCAGTTGCGGAACGACATTCATCCTGGACCGAACCAAAGACTCCAAAGGTTCCAGATGATGAGAATATTGATGATAAGTCGTTTCAACAGCGACTGTGTATTGGTCAGAATACCGATGATATATTTCCAAAAGAAGAAAACCAAGATGAGACtttcaaaaaacaagaagatcccaaaaacgataaaaatgaCATTGAACCTGCTTTTGACAAAGATTCTAGCGCTACTCAAGAAGAACAGACATTCGAGGTGGAAAGTCTAGAAGCTTCACCAACCTTCCGGACAGAAAATATTGATGACGAGGTCAAGTACAACTCGGAGCAAGTCATTAAGCAGGAAGTTGTGCCACATAGTTGTTCGCCTTTAGAAAGCACAGTGGAGTGTTCAACGATGGAAAATGATATAACGCCAAGTCTCGATGCAGTAGTGAAGACTGAGCCTGATCAAAAATCCGAAATGTCGGAAATTAATTATAAGTTCAGGGGTGACGGGGGACCAGCAATGGTGTCATCGGAAATTGGCTCGTGGTGCTGTAGAAGAGGTGGTACCGAACAACCGACGCCCGAACATTTGCGAGAAGGTTGTTGCCAAGGATTGCAGACCCGCGATGAAATTTTGGCCGAGCCACCGCCAAAAGCAAACGGGGCACAGGAGGTGAAAAGTGAAGGACCCAACAGTCCTAGAGCACCGTCGACACCTAAGTTACAGGACCATTTGGATAAGCTCAAGAATAATGTTAGGACCGAAGTGCCGGACTGCAACTGCTTTCCAGCTGACAAAT tTCAACCAAAAGGTCCACCCGAACCCGGTTCGTACTACACGCATCTTGGTGCTGCAGCGAATCTTTCTGATCTTCGAAATGACCTTGAAAGAAGAACTGGACTGAAGGGAATTGCTTTAAGATTCGAGAAAGTCATCTACACTGGGAAAGAGGGCAAAACAACACAAGGATGTCCAATGGCCAAATGG ATAATCCGCCGTTCTGGTCCTGACGAGAAGATCTTGACTGTAGTAAAACATCGCCAAGGCCACAAGTGCGCAACAGCCTGGATTGTTGTTGCTATGGTTGCATGGGAGGGTGTACCGACACACGAGGCTGACAGGATCTATTCGCTTTTGAGCCACAAACTGAACCGTTTTGGTCTTCCTACAACCAGAAGGTGTGGAACTAACGAACCAAGGACTTGTGCCTGTCAGGGTCTGGACCCAGACACGTGCGGAGCCAGTTTCTCGTTTGGTTGTTCATGGTCAATGTACTACAACGGATGCAAATATGCCAGAAGTAAAACCGTCCGAAAGTTTCGTCTCTCTGTGCGAACTGAG GAGCAAGAGGTAGAGGAGCGAATGCACGTTTTGGCAACTCTGTTGTCTCCTCTTTATCTAAGTCTTGCTCCGGAAGCTTTCAACAATCAAACGCAATTCGAACGCGAAGCAAGCGAATGTCGATTGGGATTTAAACCGGGACGACCATTTTCCGGGGTCACAGCCTGCATTGACTTTTGTGCACATTCGCATAGAGATTTACACAATATGAACAATGGTTGCACTGTG GTCGTGAGTTTAACAAAGCATCGATTGCTGACTAAACCAGATGATGAACAGCTTCATGTCCTTCCACTATATATCATGGACGAATCAGACGAGTACGGCTCAAAAGAAGGTCAAGAGGAAAAAGTTCGGTCAGGAGCAATCGAAATCCTGAGCAA GTATCCCTGTGAGGTAAGAGTTCGGTCTGTACCCCTCCAGCCTTGTAGACGTCATGGGAAAAAGCGAAAAGAAGACGAACCAGACGCAGCTAGTAACAAGAAAGACACGGGGAAAAACGCTActgaaaaaacaattgaacCAACGAGACCTACAGGACACCAGGAGGCTCATCGAACAGCCGTCAGAGATTCATCGCTTTCCTTAGAAATGGCAACGATGCTTGAAGGGATGGATGCTCAGCTGCAAAGTTCTCAAGTGTCTTCAACAGTGTTAGATAGTCCAGTCTCAATGTACCAGGGATGGGGCTACCAAGGAGATCAACAATGGGCGAGAAGTGGTTGGCTTGACCAACGGAAAAACAACTGGCTCAACCCGTGGGGCGATTATCCTTTCAGTGGACTAGAACGAGATGTTAAAGTTGACCCGGATAGCACAAGCTTAGATGAAACTAGACCGAGGAGCGCATTTGCCCAGGAAGACATGAGACCAGGATCCAGAAATTTTCCGAATTCAACGGTAGAGTCGCCAAGAGGAAGCTATTCCCTTTCACCAAGAGGACATCATCCTGTTTCACCTAGAAGTTCATACCCGAATACTTCCGGTGAAGCTTCGTACTCCATGTCTCCTAGAGGGTATCCATCAACACGACAAGAAGAGAAAATGGGATCTCCAAGAAGTTCTGGTTATCCTTGCAGCGCAACTCCAGGCGAGGGGAATCACAATTTTGGCTCCCCAACCGTAAggaattatcaaaattcgaGTTTGGACAACAGGCAAACGACCGCATCGCCGCGGGTTGGCTCTCACCACTCTTCACCGTATCCTGATGTGGTGCAAAGAAATATGTCACCTAGAGTAGGATATCAGGCGGCGCCTTTATCATCTCTTGAAGCCGCGCACGGTAGTCAATCACCTAGCCTTgcatattcaaaaaatttgcagCAGAATTACATAGAGGGTAATTGTCAGTTGAAATTAACATCACCAAGGATGCAAAATAATGTGCACCAGCAAAGGTATCAAAGTTGCAGCATGGAAAATCAGCAAGCATCTAAGTTACCATTACCGGAACAACAGATCGATCGTAACCAAGCGTTTGCAAATAGATTACAGCACAATTTTGCCTCACAACAAACACCGCCGTCTTCCAGAACCATGGGTTATAGAAACCCCAACTTGAATCCTGTCAACCCTCAGGATTTATTTTCGGGGACTTCTGCTGGTATGTCTACACCCTGCATAGACACGAGTGGTCACAAGCCTATGTCCAATTCAAGGAGTAGTTATCCAGGTATGCAGAATCCTGAATTCACGCCGCATAGTCCTTTGCTCAATATACCATCATCTGAAGGTCATCACCCTCAGAATACCATGGGGTCATCCTCAGAGTCaaaaaaatcttacgcaaAGAGTGGATTACACAGACAATCAGATCTGACACGAACAGCTGCTAGCCCCTTTGTTCCTGCATCTCCAGATCACAATGCTTCCTGTGGTAATATCAGTAGTAACAATAATTGGAATACTCTTAATAACTGGGGATCAAATACAGTTAAACCACCTGAGCACCAGACACCGCATCATCATAACGAATCGCACATGGAGCAGCAGAAGAACTCGCAATTGTGGCAAGAACGAGCGGTGCATAACGAAAATCTAAAAACACCGTCTTGGGAAATGCAGGTACAGGAACCCTCACCGTTCCGCGTACCCAAAGGTAGACCACCTTCGAGAACGGCACCGAATCAAAATTTGCAGGAGGCAAACACTTTCCAGAACTCATTTGCTAAGACATTCCTGAAGCCGCAGGAACCAACCAAGAGTAATCCGTACACCGATAATAGCAGTAACTACAATAATGTTCCGAATAATAGCAACGTCCCGAATCACGAGAAGCAGCGAAGCGATTGGCCAGAAGATAAATTGCGAGAAGGTTTTCACGATGCCAGACAAGAGGGGCCCAATACAAACTCGAGCTGCTTAGCTTGGGCCGAAGAGATGAAGCAGATTCAAGATTTCCATGCTATATCCGGCCTTGGACATCACCCCTTTTCTCAGTACGGCTACCCTACTTATCCTGTATTCGACAAGCCATACCCTAACACCTGGGATGGCTATAACTACCACCAACCATATCATCAGACGCCAGAATACCCCCATCAATTTTACCAACAGCCAAAACGAGAGCCGTGCTTCCACTCCCCGCAATATCCTTATCAAGGGATGAACCCCTACCAAGGAATGAATCCGGGATGGGCAAGGTGGGAGacaccgcgatgggatatttATGGTCCTCCGTCTTATTTTCCTGTGGTACCAGAGCCGCCTCCGAAAGCAGAACCTCTCGGTGAGGTGACTGATTTTTCGGACAATGACGAATGTTTCAAAGACCCTCAGATGGGTGGCGTTGCTATAGCACTTGGACACGGAAGCGTTCTATTTGAGTGTGCTAAGCATGAAATGCACGCGACAACGGCGCTCAAAAAACCGAACAGAATTAATCCAACTAGAATCAGCCttgtattttatcaacatcGTAATCTCAACAGACCAAGGCACGGGTGGGATGAATGGGAAGAGAAAATGCGACTGAGAAAACTCGGCGTAACTGCTACGACAACCCAGTCAACACCAACGACACCGACAAGTCCTAGCTCAGCGAGCAGCGAGAAACTTCCACCTTTACCTTATATTCCCAGTGTTCCAAGCTCTCAGTTCATGATGAGGTCACCGACTTACACTACCATGACGTGGACGACGTTGTTTCCGATGCATCCGTGTATGATAACCGGGCCATATCAAGAGGGTGGAGCGATCGGATGA